The window AACCGGCGGGAAATCTCTTCACTTCCTGCCGTCCGCCTCCCCGTCCGTCTCATCGGCCCCGGAGCCGTCGCGCTGCGCGGCCAGCCGGCCGAACATGCTGTAGCAGCCTCCCGCGAACCCCGCGAACACTCCGAGGAGCACGAAGAGAGGCGCGGTCCCGAGACGGTCGTCGAGCCAGTTGCCGCCAACGGCGAGGA is drawn from Candidatus Palauibacter polyketidifaciens and contains these coding sequences:
- a CDS encoding AtpZ/AtpI family protein; its protein translation is MYQPPPGSTNRPEPEKPQGSIGRRYAKAAGSEFASLGIAMGLAIALLAVGGNWLDDRLGTAPLFVLLGVFAGFAGGCYSMFGRLAAQRDGSGADETDGEADGRK